The Engystomops pustulosus chromosome 4, aEngPut4.maternal, whole genome shotgun sequence genome contains a region encoding:
- the MCOLN1 gene encoding mucolipin-1, with product MMGSMRRSRSLSDNPKPGASTAAERQRLMSPSPCYGSRLCEGSSPEEVQLRRRLKYFFMSPCDKFRAKGRKPYKLGLQLIKILLVTVQLILFGLSNQMVVQFTEENTVAFKHLFLKDYTDDSDRTYAVYTQNDVYDYLYYAVEQYISLPNQTTARYAYTHSSNQSALSVCQRYYRKGHIDPANDTFNIDPKVITDCVYTDPMEATHPYRNFTIKFHKLINITIQFQLKAINIQTIINNEIPDCYTFTITILFDNQAHSGRIKIQLDNDVTIKECKDPSVYGRGDNHSRLAFDVIVIISCILSFILCARSILRGLKLQSEFATFVQTRHSLTVSISDRLEFVNGWYLLLIISDLLTVSGTILKIGIESKTFASYDVCSILLGTSTLLVWVGVIRYLSFFQKYNILIVTLRVALPNVIRFCCCAAVIYLGYCFCGWIVLGPYHVKFRSLSMVSECLFSLINGDDMFVTFSEMQNSSYLVWMFSQLYLYTFISLFIYMVLSLFIALITGAYETIKFQNAGEENVSALHQYIAECKDSPSSGKFRGAGSASCSMLCCCAKLTQDDEDQVIIN from the exons CTGAGCGCCAGCGCCTAATGTCGCCATCGCCTTGTTATGGCTCCAGGTTGTGTGAAGGATCCAGCCCGGAGGAGGTGCAGCTTCGGCGGCGGCTGAAGTACTTCTTCATGAGCCCTTGTGACAAGTTTCGTGCCAAGGGGAGGAAGCCGTACAAGCTGGGGCTGCAGCTGATCAAGATCTTGCTGGTTACTGTACAG CTCATCCTCTTTGGCCTCAGTAATCAGATGGTCGTGCAGTTTACGGAGGAGAACACGGTGGCGTTTAAACATCTCTTCTTGAAGGATTACACGGATGATTCAGATAGGACTTATGCGGTCTACACCCAGAACGACGTCTATGACTATCTCTACTATGCAGTGGAGCAG TACATCTCCTTACCCAACCAGACCACGGCACGCTATGCCTACACACACTCCAGCAACCAGTCTGCTCTCTCCGTCTGCCAGCGCTATTACCGCAAGGGCCACATCGATCCTGCCAACGATACGTTCAATATCGATCCCAAAGTCATCACAG ATTGTGTCTATACAGACCCCATGGAAGCCACTCACCCCTACAGGAATTTTACTATTAAATTTCACAA GTTGATCAACATCACAATACAATTTCAGTTAAAAGCGATTAATATCCAGACTATTATTAATAATGAAATTCCAGACTGTTACACCTTCACAATCACT ATCCTCTTTGATAACCAAGCGCACAGCGGAAGAATAAAAATACAACTGGACAATGATGTGACCATTAAGGAATGCAAGGATCCGAGTGTGTATGGCAGAG GTGACAACCACTCTCGTTTGGCGTTTGACGTCATTGTGATCATCTCCTGCATCCTGTCATTCATCCTATGTGCCAGATCCATCTTACGAGGCCTGAAGCTGCAGAGT GAATTTGCTACGTTTGTTCAGACCCGTCACTCTTTGACTGTCTCCATATCTGACCGGCTGGAGTTTGTGAATGGCTGGTACCTGCTGCTCATCATTAGTGACCTCCTCACTGTGTCCGGGACCATCCTGAAGATTGGGATTGAATCCAAG ACGTTTGCCAGTTACGATGTCTGCAGCATTCTGCTGGGAACCTCCACCTTGCTGGTTTGGGTTGGAGTTATCCGGTATCTGAGCTTCTTTCAGAAATATAAT ATCCTCATTGTGACGCTCCGAGTGGCTCTTCCCAATGTCATCCGTTTCTGTTGCTGCGCAGCGGTGATTTATCTGGGATATTGCTTCTGTGGCTGGATTGTGCTGGGACCCTATCATGTCAAG TTTCGCTCCCTCTCGATGGTGTCCGAGTGCCTCTTCTCCCTTATCAATGGTGACGACATGTTTGTCACCTTCTCAGAGATGCAGAATAGCAGTTACCTGGTGTGGATGTTCAGCCAGCTTTACCTCTATACCTTCATCAGTCTCTTCATCTACATGGTCCTCAGTCTTTTCATTGCCTTAATCACAGGAGCCTATGAGACCATCAAG TTTCAGAATGCCGGAGAAGAAAATGTATCCGCACTCCATCAGTACATAGCGGAGTGTAAGGACAGCCCCAGCTCGGGGAAGTTCCGTGGTGCCGGCTCCGCCAGCTGCTCTATGCTATGCTGCTGTGCCAAGCT AACCCAAGATGATGAAGACCAAGTGATCATCAATTGA